One segment of Phycisphaerae bacterium DNA contains the following:
- a CDS encoding aminotransferase class I/II-fold pyridoxal phosphate-dependent enzyme has translation MDPEKLLSDRTKKVEYSGIRKFFELAGRIKNPCDLSIGMPDYDAPDAVKDAAIASIRAGKNRYTPSAGLPELRERVTAEVRATHGGDHAVLITSGVSGGLTLALLSVVNSGDEVVFCDPYFVSYLHLVHLVGGRPVPVPSYPDFAFRPKDIEAAISPRTKVLMINSPGNPTGRVMTSAEMEAAARIARERDILLISDEIYDKLCYDGPSPCPLPLAPQNTLILRGFGKTYGMTGWRMGYAAGPAWLIGEMTKLHQYTYVCAPSMAQAATLTALDTDVSAHARDYAKKRDLVCELLKPCFEFVRPSGGFYVFPKVPPSFSNSTQFCEAALSQGVIVIPGNVFSGVDTHFRISYAAPDDTLRKGCDGLCQLARSGPTKAN, from the coding sequence ATGGATCCAGAAAAGCTCCTCTCCGATCGCACCAAAAAAGTCGAGTATTCCGGCATCCGCAAGTTTTTCGAGCTCGCCGGCCGGATCAAGAACCCCTGCGATCTTTCCATTGGAATGCCCGACTATGACGCCCCGGACGCCGTCAAGGACGCGGCCATTGCTTCCATTCGCGCCGGAAAAAACCGCTACACCCCCAGCGCCGGTCTGCCGGAGCTTCGGGAACGAGTGACCGCCGAGGTCCGCGCGACCCACGGGGGCGATCACGCCGTCCTTATTACATCCGGCGTCTCCGGCGGCCTGACGCTCGCGCTGCTATCCGTCGTGAACTCCGGCGACGAGGTCGTGTTCTGCGATCCGTACTTTGTCTCCTACCTGCATCTCGTCCATCTTGTCGGCGGCCGGCCCGTTCCCGTGCCGTCGTACCCGGATTTTGCGTTTCGTCCCAAAGACATCGAAGCGGCGATCTCGCCGCGCACCAAGGTGCTGATGATTAATTCGCCCGGCAATCCGACCGGCCGAGTCATGACCAGCGCCGAGATGGAGGCCGCCGCGCGCATCGCCCGCGAAAGGGACATCCTCCTCATCTCCGACGAGATTTACGACAAGCTCTGTTATGACGGTCCGTCCCCGTGCCCGCTTCCCCTGGCCCCGCAAAACACGCTTATCCTCCGCGGATTTGGCAAGACCTACGGCATGACCGGCTGGCGGATGGGTTACGCCGCCGGCCCGGCTTGGCTGATCGGCGAGATGACCAAGCTTCATCAGTATACGTACGTGTGCGCGCCGTCGATGGCGCAGGCCGCCACGCTCACGGCGCTGGATACGGACGTCTCCGCACATGCCCGCGACTATGCGAAGAAGCGCGATCTCGTCTGCGAATTGCTCAAGCCGTGCTTCGAATTTGTACGACCTTCGGGTGGGTTTTATGTCTTTCCCAAGGTCCCCCCGAGTTTCTCCAACTCCACGCAATTCTGTGAGGCGGCGCTCTCCCAAGGCGTCATCGTCATCCCCGGCAACGTATTTTCGGGCGTGGACACCCATTTCCGAATCAGTTACGCCGCTCCGGACGACACGCTTCGCAAGGGGTGCGACGGTCTTTGCCAGCTCGCGCGAAGCGGGCCAACCAAGGCGAATTGA